A stretch of Colletotrichum lupini chromosome 2, complete sequence DNA encodes these proteins:
- a CDS encoding RecF/RecN/SMC N terminal domain-containing protein → MYIKQCIIQGFKSYKEQTVIEPFSPGTNVIVGRNGSGKSNFFAAMRFVLSDAYTQMTREERQALLHEGSGSAVMSAYVEIIFDNSDERFPTGGKEVILRRTIGTKKDEYSVDRKVVTKNDVVNLLEAAGFSRSNPYYIVPQGRVTALTNMKESDRLTLLKEVAGTQVYEARRTESLKIMNETNNKREKIDELLGYIKERLAELEEEKEELRGFQDKDRERRCLEYALYYQEQQQIQEQLERIENIRQNGLDNTDSIRTELKDAEKTLTKLEAEIHKLTKEMDLLKVERRQLEEDRRETAKSKAKAELKVKTLSDGQSAAVQAQQQHEADLAATIEELQTKKQELNNVVPEYTRRRSQEIEKKQQLDTAEATRNRLFTKQSRGSQFKNKAERDKYLRAEIEDLHSRLMSHKANKMDADEDVTGTENSIKQLEIDVASLREQLQSSSGIRHELFEEASRARETLDKLDDEKKLLCREEEKLDTILRDARQERDRAERELSSMMDGDTARGLATIRRLKHEQDIPGAYGTMAELLEVSDTYRLPVEQIAGNSMFHYIVDNDQTATFLTNHLRSNYGGRLTFMPLNRLHPRNINMPRSQDGIVPLLSKIRYDPMYEKAFQQVFGKVVVCPNLSIGGQYARSHGVDAITLDGDTTNKRGAMTGGYIDPRRSRLEGVQAVNKWRDEYERLLQQSDRIRSQIEQKEQEITRAMGEVQKAEQKLRQLESGFEPLRHELANKNGQLEHEKRRLNDAMRHRDAVERDMKIFTESLAANESELASDFKKSLSNAEERQLVELDAQVQRLQKEWNDASKKRREAESRKQILETDINQNLQLRLDQLNSQAFENNTSSGESGSLKEAQRELKKLQRETAAIEAKMQEIEEKLEEQGGKLDRREAKKAEQEEIRSTVAAREAKQRSSIEKSMSKKAVYTAQAADAAKAIRDLGVLPEEAFDKYERMDPRQIDSRLKKVRNALKKFQHVNKKAFEQYNSFTQQQDQLLKRRKELDASQESIEELVAHLDQRKDEAIERTFKQVSKEFATIFEKLVPAGHGRLVIQRRTDRRVDPEESDEEQNRSVENYTGVGISVSFNSKTLDEQQRIQQLSGGQKSLCALCLIFALQQTESSPMVIFDEVDANLDAQYRTAVASLLESISQEAGTQFICTTFRPEIVHVADKCYGVTFHSKTSSIDCVPTEEALSFVEGVAAGK, encoded by the exons atGTACATCAAACAGTGCATCATCCAAGGCTTCAAGAG CTACAAGGAACAGACCGTCATCGAACCCTTCTCCCCCGGTACGAATGTCATTGTCGGTCGCAATGGATCCGGCAAGAGTAACTTCTTCGCGGCGATGCGCTTCGTCCTGAGTGACGCCTATACGCAGATGACTCGCGAAGAGCGCCAGGCTCTATTGCACGAAGGATCAGGATCGGCTGTCATGTCCGCCTATGTCGAGATCATCTTCGACAACAGCGACGAGCGCTTCCCTACAGGAGGAAAGGAGGTCATTCTGCGTCGCACTATCGGAACGAAAAAGGACGAATACTCGGTCGATCGCAAGGTCGTCACCAAGAACGATGTTGTCAACCTGCTCGAGGCTGCCGGCTTCTCCAGGTCAAATCCCTACTACATTGTACCTCAGGGTCGTGTTACGGCTCTGACAAACATGAAGGAGTCTGACCGACTCACCCTTTTGAAGGAGGTCGCCGGTACCCAGGTCTACGAAGCGCGCCGAACCGAGTCGCTCAAGATCATGAACGAAACAAACAACAAGAGAGAAAAGATTGACGAACTTCTCGGTTACATCAAGGAGCGTCTCGCTGAACTGGAGGAGGAAAAGGAGGAGCTCCGTGGTTTCCAGGACAAGGACCGTGAACGCAGATGTCTCGAGTACGCCTTGTACTATCAAGAGCAGCAGCAAATCCAGGAACAGCTTGAGCGCATCGAAAACATTCGACAGAACGGCTTGGATAACACCGACTCGATACGAACTGAACTCAAGGATGCCGAAAAGACGTTGACCAAGTTGGAGGCCGAGATCCACAAGCTGACCAAGGAGATGGACCTGCTCAAGGTTGAGCGCCGGCAGCTCGAAGAGGACCGCCGCGAAACAGCAAAATCAAAGGCGAAGGCCGAGCTCAAGGTCAAGACCTTGTCAGATGGTCAGTCAGCGGCTGTTCAAGCCCAGCAACAACACGAGGCCGATCTCGCGGCGACCATTGAAGAGCTCCAGACAAAGAAGCAGGAGCTGAACAATGTCGTCCCGGAGTACACCAGACGAAGGAGTCAAGAGATCGAGAAGAAGCAGCAGCTGGACACGGCCGAAGCTACACGCAACCGTCTTTTCACCAAACAAAGTCGCGGCTCCCAGTTTAAGAACAAGGCTGAGCGCGATAAGTACTTGAGGGCAGAAATCGAGGATTTGCATTCAAGGCTCATGAGCCACAAGGCGAACAAGATGGACGCTGATGAGGACGTCACCGGAACGGAGAACTCCATTAAGCAGCTCGAGATTGATGTCGCCAGCTTGAGAGAGCAGCTGCAAAGCTCGAGCGGGATTCGACACGAGCTTTTCGAGGAAGCCAGCAGGGCCAGGGAGACTTTGGACAAACTCGACGACGAGAAGAAGTTGCTCTGCCGTGAGGAAGAAAAGCTCGACACCATCTTGCGAGATGCGCGCCAGGAGAGAGACAGGGCCGAGCGTGAGCTTAGCTCTATGATGGATGGCGACACTGCCCGTGGTCTTGCCACGATTAGGCGCCTGAAGCATGAGCAAGACATTCCCGGCGCCTACGGTACTATGGCGGAGCTCCTCGAGGTCAGCGACACATACCGCCTTCCCGTCGAGCAAATCGCTGGTAACAGCATGTTCCACTACATTGTCGACAACGATCAAACAGCCACATTCCTCACCAACCACCTCCGGTCTAATTACGGAGGTAGATTGACCTTTATGCCGCTGAACCGCCTCCATCCGAGAAACATCAACATGCCGAGATCTCAGGATGGAATCGTACCGCTTCTGAGCAAGATTCGCTACGATCCCATGTACGAGAAGGCTTTCCAGCAAGTTTTCGGCAAAGTCGTCGTGTGCCCCAACCTGAGCATAGGAGGCCAGTACGCAAGGAGTCACGGTGTTGATGCCATTACACTGGATGGTGATACCACAAACAAGAGGGGTGCGATGACTGGTGGCTACATCGACCCCAGGCGATCTAGGCTTGAAGGCGTTCAGGCTGTTAACAAGTGGAGAGACGAGTATGAGCGGCTCCTGCAGCAGTCTGATCGGATTAGAAGCCAGATCGAACAGAAGGAGCAGGAAATCACTCGTGCCATGGGTGAAGTTCAGAAGGCTGAGCAGAAACTTCGTCAGTTGGAAAGCGGCTTTGAACCTCTGAGGCACGAACTTGCCAACAAGAACGGACAGCTCGAGCACGAGAAGCGACGTCTCAACGACGCTATGAGGCACCGCGATGCCGTTGAGCGAGACATGAAGATCTTTACCGAAAGTCTTGCTGCAAACGAGTCTGAACTCGCGTCAGACTTCAAAAAGTCGCTCAGTAATGCCGAGGAGAGACAGCTTGTCGAGCTGGACGCGCAAGTGCAACGCCTGCAAAAAGAGTGGAACGATGCCAGCAAGAAGCGGAGAGAAGCGGAAAGCCGGAAACAGATCCTCGAGACAGACATCAATCAGAACCTTCAGCTGCGTCTGGATCAACTCAACAGTCAGGCCTTCGAGAACAACACTTCTTCGGGAGAATCTGGCAGCCTTAAGGAGGCGCAGAGGGAACTCAAGAAGCTCCAACGAGAGACCGCCGCCATCGAAGCCAAGATGCAGGAGATAGAGGAGAAGCTCGAGGAGCAGGGCGGCAAGCTCGACCGCCGCGAGGCCAAGAAGGCAGAGCAAGAAGAGATCCGCAGCACCGTTGCCGCAAGAGAAGCCAAGCAACGCAGCTCGATCGAGAAGAGCATGTCCAAGAAGGCCGTTTACACGGCGCAGGCTGCGGATGCTGCCAAGGCGATCAGAGACCTTGGAGTCTTGCCCGAGGAGGCCTTTGACAAGTACGAGAGGATGGATCCCAGGCAAATCGACTCACGGTTGAAGAAGGTCCGCAATGCCCTCAAGAAGTTCCAGCACGTCAACAAGAAGGCGTTTGAGCAGTACAACAGTTTCACCCAGCAACAGGACCAGCTCCTGAAGCGCAGGAAAGAACTGGATGCTTCGCAGGAGTCCATCGAGGAGCTTGTTGCCCATCTCGACCAGCGCAAGGACGAGGCCATTGAGCGTACCTTCAAGCAAGTGTCCAAGGAATTCGCCACCATCTTTGAGAAGCTCGTCCCGGCTGGACACGGGCGCCTGGTTATCCAACGCCGGACAGATCGCCGCGTCGACCCTGAGGAGTCCGACGAGGAGCAGAACCGCAGCGTTGAGAACTACACTGGTGTCGGTATCAGTGTATCGTTCAACTCAAAGACTTTGGACGAGCAGCAGAGGATCCAGCAACTCAGTGGTGGTCAAAAGA GTTTGTGTGCACTGTGTCTCATTTTTGCCCTTCAGCAAACGGAGAGCAGTCCCATGGTCATCTTCGACGAGGTTGACGCCAACCTTGACGCCCAGTACCGTACCGCCGTTGCCAGCCTTTTGGAGTCAATCTCCCAAGAGGCCGGAACGCAGTTCATCTGCACCACCTTCCGACCCGAGATTGTCCACGTCGCCGACAAGTGCTACGGTGTGACTTTCCACAGCAAGACGAGTTCCATTGACTGTGTACCTACCGAAGAGGCGCTGAGCTTCGTCGAGGGTGTCGCGGCAGGAAAGTAA
- a CDS encoding plasma-membrane proton-efflux P-type ATPase produces MAPYKMAGLIGKGGNKHYPQPINTEDDDQDLETGNFIQERARNNRVDGGAGEGGTNEEYRSLIKYIDTYRDPNAEVEETEAATTKKVPAWQFWKKATQEGAGASGFVTPADWLKTDMRQGLDATEVERRRKYTGWNELTTEKENMFLKFVGFFRGPILYVMECAAILAFALQDWLDAGLIVAILLLNAAVGWYQEKQAADVVASLKGDIAMKARVVRQGREEDIRARELVPGDIIIVEEGHVVPADCQLICDYENPAGYSAYKAELEAQDVMSPRREKFEEGDEENANPALGHSIVAVDQSAMTGESLAVDKFMTDTCYYTTGCKRGKAFCIVTHGAQASFVGKTASLVQGAQDQGHFKAIMNSIGTTLLALVIIFILAAWIGGFYRSIEVSEEGTSVNLLHYALILLIIGVPIGLPCVTTTTLAVGAAYLAEEKAIVQKLTAIESLAGVDILCSDKTGTLTANQLSVREPFVMEGVDINWMMAVAALASSHNIKALDPIDKITVLTLKRYPKAKELISDGWKTEKFTPFDPVSKRITTIATHRGVRYTCAKGAPKAVLALTDCTEEQSALFKEKAAEFARRGFRSLAVAVKEEDGPWEMLGMLSLFDPPRSDTGQTILEAQALGLQVKMLTGDAHAIAVETCRMLQLGTKVYNSDKLLHSDMAGTSIHDLCERADGFAEVFPEHKYQVVEMLQQRGHLTAMTGDGVNDAPSLKKSDCGIAVEGATEAAQAAADIVFLAPGLSTIVSAIKLSRQIFQRMKAYIQYRIALCLHLEIYLVTSMIIINETVRADLIVFLALFADLATIAVAYDNAHFEKRPVEWQLPKIWIISIVLGSLLAAGTWILRGTMYITEGGVIHDYGSVQEILFLEISLTQNWLIFVTRGFDTFPSFQLIGAIAAVDVLSILFCVFGWFSGGRGEPASPPSLNKFLSENGRTDFVTVCVVFVYSIAVTIVMALVYYVLTNLRVLNDMGRKKRSVTDTLIENVLTQLSKVALEHEKDDKGERFYIANRAVVEEG; encoded by the exons ATGGCACCATACAAAATGGCGGGCTTAATAGGAAAAGGAGGCAACAAGCACTACCCTCAACCCATCAACACCGAGGATGACGACCAGGACCTCGAGACCGGCAACTTCATCCAGGAGCGCGCCAGGAACAACCGGGTTGATGGCGGTGCTGGCGAAGGCGGTACCAACGAGGAGTACAGATC TCTGATCAAGTACATCGACACCTACCGGGACCCCAACGCTGAGGTGGAAGAGACCGAGGCGGCCACAACCAAGAAGGTGCCAGCATGGCAATTCTGGAAGAAGGCCACCCAGGAGGGCGCTGGTGCCAGCGGCTTCGTCACTCCCGCCGACTGGCTCAAGACCGACATGAGGCAAGGTCTTGACGCCACGGAAGTCGAGCGCCGCAGAAAGTACACCGGCTGGAACGAACTTACCACCGAGAAGGAGAACATGTTCCTCAAGTTCGTCGGTTTCTTCCGCGGTCCCATTCTCTATG TCATGGAGTGTGCCGCTATCCTCGCCTTTGCCCTGCAGGACTGGCTTGACGCCGGTCTGATTGTCGCCATTTTGTTGCTCAACGCCGCTGTCGGTTGGTACCAGGAGAAGCAGGCTGCCGATGTCGTCGCCTCCCTCAAGGGTGACATTGCCATGAAGGCTCGTGTCGTCCGCCAGGGCAGAGAAGAAGACATCCGCGCTCGTGAACTCGTCCCCGGTGACATT ATCATTGTCGAGGAAGGCCACGTCGTCCCCGCCGATTGCCAGCTTATCTGCGACTACGAGAACCCCGCCGGCTACAGCGCCTACAAGGCTGAGCTCGAGGCTCAGGATGTCATGTCCCCCCGCCGCGAGAAGTTCGAGGAGGGTGATGAGGAGAACGCCAACCCCGCCCTCGGACACTCCATCGTCGCCGTTGACCAGTCTGCCATGACTGGTGAGTCCCTCGCTGTCGACAAGTTCATGACCGATACTTGCTACTACACCACCGGTTGCAAGCGCGGCAAGGCTTTCTGTATCGTCACCCACGGCGCCCAGGCCTCTTTCGTCGGAAAGACCGCCTCCCTCGTCCAGGGCGCCCAGGACCAGGGTCACTTCAAGGCCATCATGAACTCCATCGGTACTACGCTTCTCGCCCTTGTCATCATCTTCATCCTCGCCGCCTGGATCGGTGGTTTCTACCGCTCCATTGAGGTCTCTGAGGAGGGCACTTCCGTCAACTTGCTCCACTACGCCTTGATTCTTCTCATCATCGGTGTCCCCATCGGTCTGCCTTGCgttaccaccaccaccttgGCCGTCGGTGCCGCCTACCTCGCTGAGGAGAAGGCTATCGTCCAGAAGCTTACCGCCATTGAGTCCCTTGCCGGTGTCGACATCCTCTGCTCCGATAAGACTGGTACCCTCACTGCCAACCAGCTGTCCGTCCGCGAGCCCTTCGTCATGGAGGGAGTCGACATCAACTGGATGATGGCCGTCGCCGCCCTTGCCTCTTCCCACAACATCAAGGCTCTCGACCCCATTGACAAGATCACCGTTCTCACCCTTAAGCGCTACCCCAAGGCCAAGGAGCTGATCTCTGACGGCTGGAAGACCGAGAAGTTCACTCCCTTCGACCCCGTCTCCAAGCGTATCACCACCATCGCCACCCACCGTGGTGTCCGCTACACTTGCGCCAAGGGTGCCCCCAAGGCCGTTCTCGCCCTCACCGACTGCACCGAGGAGCAGTCCGCCCTCTTCAAGGAGAAGGCGGCTGAGTTCGCTCGCCGTGGTTTCCGTTCcctcgccgtcgccgtcAAGGAGGAGGATGGCCCCTGGGAGATGCTCGGCATGCTGTCCCTCTTCGACCCCCCTCGTTCTGATACCGGCCAGACCATCCTCGAGGCCCAGGCTCTCGGTCTCCAGGTCAAGATGCTTACCGGTGACGCCCACGCCATCGCCGTCGAGACCTGCCGCATGCTTCAGCTTGGTACCAAGGTTTACAACTCCGACAAGCTTCTTCACTCCGACATGGCTGGCACTTCCATCCACGATCTCTGCGAGCGTGCCGACGGTTTCGCCGAGGTGTTCCCCGAGCACAAGTACCAGGTCGTCGAGATGCTTCAGCAGCGCGGTCACTTGACTGCCATGACTGGTGACGGTGTCAACGATGCTCCTTCCCTGAAGAAGTCTGACTGCGGTATTGCCGTCGAGGGTGCCACCGAGGCTGCCCAGGCTGCCGCCGATATCGTCTTCCTTGCTCCCGGTCTCTCCACCATTGTCTCCGCCATCAAGCTGTCTCGCCAGATTTTCCAGCGCATGAAGGCCTACATCCAGTACCGTATCGCCCTTTGCCTGCACTTGGAGATCTACCTGGTCACCTCCATGATCATCATCAACGAGACTGTCCGCGCCGACTTGATTGTCTTCCTTGCTCTCTTCGCTGATTTGGCCACCATTGCCGTCGCT TACGACAACGCCCACTTCGAGAAGCGTCCCGTCGAGTGGCAATTGCCCAAGATCTGGATTATCTCCATCGTTCTCGGCTCTCTCCTCGCTGCCGGCACCTGGATTCTCCGCGGTACCATGTACATCACCGAGGGTGGTGTCATCCACGACTACGGTTCCGTTCAGGAGATTCTCTTCCTCGAGATCTCCCTCACCCAGAACTGGCTCATCTTCGTCACCCGTGGCTTCGACACCTTCCCCTCCTTCCAGCTCATCGGTGCCATCGCCGCCGTCGACGTCCTGTCCATCCTCTTCTGCGTCTTCGGTTGGTTCTCTGGCGGCCGCGGCGAGCCCGCCTCCCCTCCCTCGCTCAACAAGTTCCTGTCCGAGAACGGCCGCACCGACTTCGTCACCGTCTGCGTCGTCTTCGTCTACTCCATCGCCGTCACCATCGTCATGGCCCTGGTCTACTACGTCCTGACCAACCTCCGGGTCCTCAACGACATGGGCCGCAAGAAGCGCAGCGTCACCGACACCCTCATCGAGAACGTCCTTACTCAGCTGAGCAAGGTCGCCCTCGAGCACGAGAAGGACGACAAGGGCGAGCGCTTCTACATTGCCAACCGTGCCGTCGTCGAGGAGGGCTAA